Genomic DNA from Tachyglossus aculeatus isolate mTacAcu1 chromosome 10, mTacAcu1.pri, whole genome shotgun sequence:
GTTGCCGCCGTTGTTCGGGGGCCACATCCTGGAGAGCGAACTGGACACCGAGGTGGAGTTTGAGGCCGGTGGCTTGGGGGGCTCCGCTCTCGGGGACCGAGGCGTggacgaggaggacgacgaggaggaggaggaggcccaggccgCCCGGGCCCGACGACAACGACAGCGGGAGCTCAGCCGCAGGAAGTACCAGGCCCTCGGACGCCGCTGCCgggacctcgagcaagtcaggcccagccttcaccccctccttccatcAATTTTCCATCCACaacggcatttattcagcgcttactatcgatcaatccatcaatcgtatgtgttgagcgcttactgtgtgcacagcactggactgagcgcttgggaagtacaagttggcaacataatcaatcaatcgtatttgttgagcgcttactgtgtgcggagcactggactgagcgcttgggaagtccaagttggcaacatagacaatcaatcaatcaatcgtatgtattgagcgcttactgtgtgcagagcactggactaagcacttgggaagtccatgttggcaacatagacaatcaatcaatcgtatgtattgagcgcttactgtgtgcacagcactggactaagcgcttgggaagtccaagttggcaacatagacaatcaatcaatcaatcgtatgtattgagcgcttactgtgtgcggagcactggactgagcgcttgggaagtccaagttggcaacatagacaatcaatcaatcaatcgtatgtattgagcgcttactgcgtgcggagcactggactgagcgcttgggaagtccaagttggcaacagagacagtcaatcaatccatcgatcgtatttgttgagcgcttactgcgtgcggagcactggactgagcgcttgggaagtccaagttggcaacatagacaatcaatcaatcaatcgtatttattgagcccttactgtgtgcgaagtactggactaagcgcttgggaagtccaagttggcaacatagacaatcaatcaatcaatcgtatgtattgagcgcttacggtgtgcacagcactggactgagcgcttgggaagtccaagttggcaagagagagagacagtcaatcaatcaatcgtatttgttgagcgcttactgtgtgcacagcactggactgagcgcttgggaagtccaagttggcaacatagacaatcaatcagtcgtatttattgagcacttactgcgtgcagagcactggactgagcgcttgggaagtccaagttggtaacatctagagccaccccccacccaacagcgggctcacagtcgagaagggggagacggacaacaaaacatattcacaaaataaaatgaacagaataaataggtacaaataaaatagagtaataaatacatatatacaggtgctgtgggggcagggaacacggctgccaactctgttatactgaactctttcaagcacttagtacagcactctgcatgcgcttactgtgtgcggagcactggactaggcgcttgggaagtccaagttggcaacatagagagacagtcaatcaatcaatcgtatttattgagcgcttactgtgtgcagagcactggactaagcgtttgggaagtacaagttggcaacatagagagacagtcaatcaatcaatcgtatttattgagcacttactgtgtgcagagcactggactaagcgcttgggaagtacaagttggcaacatagagagacagtcaatcaatcaatcgtatttattgagcgcttactgtgtgcagagcactggactaagcgcttgggaagtacaagctggcaacctatagagacagtccctacccaacagtgggctcacagtctaaaagggggagacagagaacaaaaccaaacgtactaacaaaataaaataaatagaatggatatgtacaagttaaataaataaatagagtaataaatatgtacagacatatatatatatatatatatatatatatatatatatatacaggcgctgtggggaaggactgagtgcagtcctctgcactcaggaggtgctcagtagatGCTACTGATTGGACGGGGGACATGGTTTTGTTAAAGTCCAAGTTATGCAGCTAAAAGGCagctttctccccaccttcaggtaAACGAGCGTGTCCTCAATCGGCTCTACCAGGTCCAGAGGATCACCCGGCGGTTGCGGCAGGAGCGGAGGTAAGAGggtgctctcccttctcccaaatGGCAGGTTCCACATGGTCCGCCCCTTCTGTGTGCTggacgccccccgccccagcccggcACTACCACCTCCCTCACCAGTCTGGTTCCCCCCCCATCTTCGCTGCCCTCCTCtgtgtcacttcatcatcaatcgtatttattgagcgcttactatgtgcagagcactggactaagcgcttgggaagtacagattggcaacatctagagacggtccctgcccaacagcgggctcacagtctaaaagggggagacggagaacaaaaccaaacgtactaacaaaataaaataaatagaatagatatggacaagtaaaataaataaatagagtaataaatctgtacaaacatctgtacaggtgctgtggggaagggaaggaggtaagatgggggggatggagagggggacaagggggagaggaagcatttCCTTATGCTGTATTTCCCTTCCCCCTTAGTCACACCATCTTTCCCCCCTGCTCCACTACAACTgtaccttgagcccactgttgggtagggactgtctctatatgttgccaacttgtacttcccaagcgcttagtaaagtgctctgcacgcggtaagcgctcaataaatacgattgaatgaatgaatgaattcagcaaaAACCCTCGTGTCCCCCCCTCGCTCTcttctgagccagcaggcagtgaagggccctggccccctcccacTGGAAAGctgacagatgatgatgatgatgatggcatttattaagcgtttactatgtgcaaagcaccgttctaagcgctggggaggttacaaggtgatcaggttgtcccacggggggctcacagtcttaatccccgttttacagatggggtcactgaggcccggagaagtgaagtgacttgcccaaagtcacacagctgacacgtgtatatatgttggttcatatttattactctattttgtttgtacatatttattttattttgttattatgttctgttttgttatctgtctcccccttctagactgtgagcccgctgttgggtagggcccgtctctatatgttgccaacttggacttcccaagcgcttagtacagtgctctgcacacagtaagtgctcaataaatacgattgaatgaatatgttggtttgtatttattactctatgttgtttgtacatatttattctatttattttattttgttaatatgtttagttttgttctctgtctcccccttctagactgtgagcccactgttgggtaggcaccggctctagatgtttccaacctgtacttcccaagcgcttaatacagtgctgtgcacacagtaagcgctcaataaatacgattgaatgaatatgttggtttgtatttattactctattttgtttgtacatatttattctatttattttattttgttaatatgtttggttttgttctccgtctcccccttctagactgtgagcccactgttgggtagggcccgtctctatatgttgccaacttgtacttcccaagctcttagtccagtgctctgcacacagtaagcgctcaataaatacaattgaatgaatatgttggttcgtatttattactctattttgtgcatatttattctgtttattttattttgttaatatgtttggttttgttctctgtctccccgttctagactgtgagcccactgttgggtagggcccgtctctctatgttgccaacttgtacttcccaagcgcttagtacagtgctgtgcacacagtaagcgctcaataaatacaattgaatgaatgaatgaagtggcagagctgggatttgagcccatgacctctgacaccaaagcccttttagactgtgagcccactgttgggtagggaccgtccctatatgttgccaacttgtacttcccaagcacttagtacagtgctctgcacaaagtaagcgcttaataaatatgattgattgattgattgattttccactgagccacgctgcttctctaagttttttTCTTCTCCAGATCAGAGGCCcttcctgggcctgggggtccgtGCCTGCCCGCCCGCCTCCCCCCGGCCCAGTCACTCATCGTCACACCCCTTGACTTCCCTGCAGGTTCCTCATGCGAGTCCTCGACTCTTACGGTGACGACTACAGGAAAAGTCAGTTCACCATCGTCCTGGAGGTGAGCGCCAGGGACCGAGGGGaggttggatgatgatgatgatggcatttattaagcgcttactatgcgcaaagcactgttctaagcgctggggaggttacaaggtcatcaggttgtcccacggggggctcacagtcttcatccccattttacagatgaggtgactgaggcccagagaagtgaagtgacttgcccaaggtcacacagctgacaattggcggagccgggatttgaacccatgacctggaagCGCCTGGgtggggtcttttagactgtgagcccactgttgggtagggcttctctctctatgttgccaacttggacttcccaagcgcttagtacggtgctctgcacacagtaagcgctcaataaatacgattgattgattgtcgggtagggcctgtctctatatgttgccaacttgtacttcccaagcgcttagtccagtgctctgcacacagtaagcgctcaataaatacgattgattgattgttgggtagggactgtctctatatgttgccaacttgtacttcccaagcgcttagtacggtgctctgcacacagtaagcgctcaataaatatgactgattgattgttgggtagggaccgtctctatatgttgccaacttgtacttcccaagcgcttagtccagtgctctgcacacagtaagcgctcaataaatatgattgattgattgctgggtagggactgtctctatatgttgccaacttgtacttcccaagcgcttagtccagtgctctgcacacagtaagcgctcaataaatacgattgattgattgattttggggggggggggcagtacaCTTAGGTCTCGAGGGacctatttctgtttgttctgacgactttgacacctgtctccatgtcttgttgtctgtctcccccttctagactgtgagcccgctgtcgggtagggaccatctctagatgttgccgacttggacttcccaagcgcttagtacggtgctctgtgcacagtaagcgctcaataagtacgattgattgaatgaatgaatgagggacccgACCAAGTCCCACCCTGTCTCCTTCCAGGATGAGAGCAGTCACGGTCCCGACGCCCCAACCCCGGGCAACGCCGAGAACGAGCCGCCTGAGCGGGAGGGCCTGTCCCCGGGGGGACTCCCGCGGAGACCCCCCGGACCTCCCGGCGTCGGGGGGACCCTGGAACCCAGTAGCCCTACCCCAGGGGAGGGCCCCAGTGCGAGGAAGAGGCGCCGAACCCCCCGAGACGGACGCAAGACGGGAGCCGGGCTCCTGCCACCCGAGCTCGGCCCCGGCCAGGTGAGAGAGGGAACGGGTGGTAGCGGGATCGGAGCCGAAAGGACGGAGGAGATGTGGTAGCGGGATCGGAGCCGAAAGGACGGAGGAAATGGGGTAGCGGGATCGGAGCCAAAAGGACAGAGGAAATGCGTGGCAGTGAGGCCCAGGCTTATTGAGGtgtcagaggagaggaggggatgggaggggaaaattatggaggaaaagaagaaagcagAATGAAGGAagctgggggcggaggaggaggaggacagtgtgTGTCAGGCCATCTGGCTTCCACTTACACCCAACTGATCTTGGTCTGTAcagccttttcattcatccattcagttgtatttattgagcgcttactgtgtgcagagcactggactaagcgcttgggaatcccagattgagccccctccttcctctccccatcccccctgccttgcctcctttcctgccccacagcacctgtatatatgtatatatgtttgtacatatttattactctatttatgttacttgtacatatctattctatttattttattttgttagtatgtttggttttgttctctgtctcccccttttagactgtgtgcccactgttgggtagggaccgtctctagatgttgccaacttggacttcccaagcgcttagtacagtgctctgcacacaggaagcgctcaataaatacgaatgaatgaatgaatgaattttacttgtaaatatttactattgtatttattttattttgttaatgtattttgttttgttgtctgtctcccccttctagactgtgagcccgttgttgggtagggactgtctctatatgttgccaacttggacttcccaagcgcttagtccagtgctctgcacacagtaagcgctcaataaatacgaatgaatgaatttattttacttgtacatatttactattgtatttattttgttttgttaatatattttgttttgtcgtctgtctcccccttctagactgtgagcccactgttgggtagggcccgtctctctatgttgccaacttgtacttcccaagcgcttagtacagtgctctgcacacagtaagcgctcaataaatatgaatgaatgattttacttgtacatatttactattctattttattaatatattttgttttgttgtctgtctcccccttctagactgtgagcccactgttgggtagggcccgtctctctatgttgccaacttgtacttcccaagcgcttagtacagtgctctgcacacagtaagtgctcaataaatatgaatgaatgaatttattttacttgtacatatttactattctattttattttgttaaaatattttgttttgttgtctgtctcccccttctagactgtaagcccactgttgggtagggactgtctctctatgttgctgacttgtacttcccaagcgcttagtccagtgttctgcacacagtaagcgctcaataaatacgaatgaatgaatggagacaaagCAAATGAGTGCAGTGGACACTACCTGGACCAGAGCCGAGTGAATCCAACCCCTGCAGAGTAGCTGGTGGAGGGGTTTTCctttgagggaggaggagaggggtgcgGGCGGTTTGGGGAGGGGAGCATTTCAGACAGCTAGGAAGTTCTGTGGGTCAAGGGAACTGGGAGCCATGACTGTAGGGCAAGTTGGcttcattcgaatttattgagcgcttactgtgtgcagagcactgtactaagcgcttgggaagtgttcgATACAGTAGTCACCCCgaaggagggggaaatgagggcagcTAAATAGCAAATCTGCCTTCCCCCTTAACTAGCCAAACTCCTCCTGGGGGATCTGGGAAGGAGCAACAGTGGTGATCATCTATTGGCCTACTgttaagagcaagggcttgggtgtcACAGGACCagggctgatgatgatggtatttaagtacttactatgtgtcaagcactgttctaagcgctggggtatgttaagagcaagggcttgggtgtcACAGGACCagggctgatgatgatggtatttgttaagtgcttactatgtgtcaagcactattcttagcgctggggtatgttaagagcaaaggcttgggttTCACAGGACCtgagctgatgatgatggtatttaagtgcttcctatgtgtcaagcactgttctaagcgctggggtatgttaagagcaagggcttgggtgtcACAGGACCagggctgatgatgatggtatctgttaagtgcttagtatgggtcaagcactgttctaagcgctggggtagatacatggtaatcaggttgtcccacatggggctcacagtcttaaacctcattttacagatgaggtaacttgaggcacagagaagttaaagtggcttgcccagggtcgcacagcagacaagtggcggagccaggattagaacccacatcctctgactccatctatacctgtatatatgtatatatgtttgtacttatttactactctagtttacttgtacatatctattctgtttattttatttatgtttggttttgttctctgtctcccccttctagactgtgagcccgctgttggatagggaccgtctctatgtgttgccaacttgtacttcccaagcgcttagtacagtgctctgcacacagtaagcgctcaataaatacgattgattgattgattgactctcaagcccatgctctttccactaagccacgctgcagggtttaatcctagccccgccacttgtctgtcgtgtgaccatgagcaagcaggtcacttaacttctctgtgcctattacaatcaatggtctttattgagctcttactatgtgtggggaAACCGGTGAGGGGGCCGGGagctggcgcttagtacagtccctcacacgtagtaagcgctcaacaagactgtgagcccaggctgagccccttccttcctctcccccctcatccccctctccatccccccatcttacctccttcccttccccacagcacctgtatatatgtatatatgtttgtacagatt
This window encodes:
- the TFPT gene encoding TCF3 fusion partner; its protein translation is MAGVGFEEFSAPPGSELALPPLFGGHILESELDTEVEFEAGGLGGSALGDRGVDEEDDEEEEEAQAARARRQRQRELSRRKYQALGRRCRDLEQVNERVLNRLYQVQRITRRLRQERRFLMRVLDSYGDDYRKSQFTIVLEDESSHGPDAPTPGNAENEPPEREGLSPGGLPRRPPGPPGVGGTLEPSSPTPGEGPSARKRRRTPRDGRKTGAGLLPPELGPGQIKTEDDFGFEPEETLGSSWASRGPDKLLPYSGLVSPPFD